From a single Drosophila sulfurigaster albostrigata strain 15112-1811.04 chromosome 3, ASM2355843v2, whole genome shotgun sequence genomic region:
- the LOC133839810 gene encoding microtubule-associated protein futsch isoform X1, translating to MCDELDIYDDLDDFQKVEDEKSKELQAWETKYANAQVEISNYQMQNKALEKKIRTMEVNFQNLLDTAKAEIKRKDTMITQLRKEKDDICFRRKWPNKSEPAESNQKTEHKRILKQEESAKAMSDVAVKSEKREKVTKDEKVTPAKLQDKLKSQKADCDKKDNRHSKQPSSNKSSHHRSVDTCRNRDRSRRRTRSRSRSRSRHRDWNRREAREEKSSTGSSRTRSTKDSCKRRRSNSRSRSRSGSSQHSHNNKNRKNSCSDSVSSRERESNLENRNKAKLSEMHSGKTTKQVNPTEGTLKEHTAKVNKKNKEERCAPTDQLTLQNPSAEDSKQIVQRRKTIDHSSNIIDSFPEINLKAENNQVNQDAERDSFEGKPIDKSEDASSRGAPGENESKDPSASLTHASLMIPGLDLVNCEEHNMESIRCPKDALKIKICESTVKNSDRTAEEVLSKDARNDQEATELTNAGIEIPNKSAPTKIESEVPKSEIEECKDAKITDETPSELIKEDKFRDNVDQSLLPEESDRKDEQVEVFDKDIGSEDLPILNDDKPQPVECPLALDTMVNDSIRTSERKNSSKDLEDMNLCTPLRNVSPIIEHSREDDIATPERHVSAMPANSDNEALLSDVELHHSTQPREVANVISIVEPPTENNILTQQGETRSATGIQIIEDIRLPVMMDIEHIALRVDGLNEDSQDKNESEYATENANVEHNKQQFVEKARKVEDSNVKIIVDKKIELELVVTTSLLPKPAIVASTVMYAQPDSTKVDHNEDDQNEEAAIKSASLPEDTSEKSFDIDYPNTSLEAENIEVALKHLHHQSHTSVEEQPDEATVTSTSMKTPKQDLLKILTQSPVQQPAAASGNAVSHYPKKLKNKMKKTGVRTASERTTPIKSKASSITPEKGDTTPLKKRKINLDHKDDEIVPQTPSETAIAASPPAVNVTIEETLNASGLEQDKSCGSDSSIVTKRCSLGHSDYQFERINDEVVLRVTRRGRRRRVAPSVGNERY from the exons ATGTGTGACGAACTAGATATTTACGATGATCTGGATGACTTCCAGAAAGTTGAAGATGAG AAATCTAAAGAGCTACAGGCCTGGGAAACGAAATATGCAAACGCGCAAGTTGAGATTAGTAATtatcaaatgcaaaacaaagcaCTGGAAAAGAAAATCAGGACTATGGAggtaaatttccaaaatttgctCGATACCGCGAAGGCGGAAATTAAGCGTAAAGACACAATGATCACTCAGCTGCGGAAAGA AAAAGATGATATCTGCTTCAGACGCAAGTGGCCTAACAAATCTGAGCCAGCTGAGAGTAATCAGAAGACAGAACACAAGCGTATCTTAAAGCAGGAGGAATCGGCTAAAGCTATGTCCGATGTGGCAGTCAAAAGTGAGAAGCGAGAAAAAGTTACAAAAGATGAGAAGGTAACACCGGCTAAACTACAGGATAAACTTAAATCGCAGAAAGCGGACTGTGATAAGAAGGACAATAGACATAGCAAGCAACCAAGCTCGAATAAGTCATCACATCATCGTTCTGTTGACACTTGTCGAAATCGTGATCGAAGTAGACGCCGCACTCGGagccgaagtcgaagtcggagCCGTCACCGTGATTGGAACCGGAGAGAAGCTCGGGAGGAAAAAAGCAGCactggcagcagcaggacaAGAAGTACCAAGGACTCATGCAAGCGTCGTCGTAGTAATAGTCGCAGTCGCTCGCGTTCAGGTTCCAGTCAACACTctcacaataacaaaaacaggAAGAACAG ttGCAGTGATAGTGTCAGTTCACGGGAACGGGAATCAAATCTAGAAAATCGGAATAAAGCAAAGCTTTCGGAGATGCATTctggcaaaacaacaaaacaggtTAACCCCACAGAAGGAACATTAAAGGAACACACAGCTAAAGTGAACAAAAAGAATAAGGAAGAACGATGCGCACCTACTGACCAGCTTACTTTGCAAAATCCATCAGCTGAAGATTCAAAACAAATAGTCCAAAGACGGAAAACGATTGATCACTCttcaaatataattgataGCTTTCcggaaataaatttaaaagccGAGAATAATCAAGTGAATCAAGATGCTGAGAGGGATAGCTTTGAGGGTAAACCTATTGATAAGAGTGAAGATGCGTCATCACGAGGAGCACCAGGAGAAAATGAGTCGAAAGATCCTTCTGCATCTCTTACACATGCATCGCTAATGATTCCAGGTCTGGATTTAGTGAATTGTGAAGAGCACAACATGGAATCAATACGATGCCCAAAAGATgcacttaaaattaaaatatgtgagTCAACTGTTAAAAATTCAGATCGAACTGCAGAAGAAGTACTGTCGAAAGATGCTCGAAATGACCAAGAAGCGACTGAATTAACAAATGCTGGGATAGAAATTCCTAATAAATCAGCGCCCACAAAAATTGAATCTGAAGTACCTAAGTCTGAAATAGAAGAGTGCAAAGATGCAAAAATTACTGATGAAACGCCTAGCGAATTAATAAAAGAAGATAAGTTTCGCGATAATGTGGACCAGAGTCTCTTGCCGGAAGAGTCCGATAGAAAAGATGAACAAGTTGAGGTTTTCGATAAAGATATAGGGTCTGAGGACTTACCCATATTGAACGATGATAAACCTCAACCTGTTGAATGTCCTCTCGCATTGGATACAATGGTAAATGATAGCATTCGAACATCTGAACGTAAAAACAGCAGTAAAGACTTAGAGGACATGAATCTTTGCACCCCTCTAAGGAACGTTTCACCAATAATTGAGCATTCCAGAGAAGATGATATAGCAACGCCTGAGCGCCATGTTAGCGCCATGCCCGCAAACTCAGATAATGAAGCACTTTTAAGCGATGTCGAACTACATCACAGTACACAACCTAGAGAAGTAGCAAATGTGATTTCGATTGTAGAGCCACCTACAGAGAATAATATCTTAACGCAACAGGGAGAAACGCGTTCAGCTACAGGTATTCAAATAATTGAAGATATTCGCTTACCTGTTATGATGGATATTGAACACATTGCTCTGAGGGTAGATGGATTAAACGAAGACAGTCAGGATAAAAATGAGAGCGAATATGCCACAGAGAATGCGAATGTGGAACATAATAAGCAGCAATTTGTTGAAAAAGCAAGAAAAGTCGAAGATTCGAATGTGAAGATTATCGTAGATAAGAAAATTGAACTCGAGCTGGTGGTTACTACGAGTTTGTTGCCAAAACCAGCGATTGTCGCGTCGACTGTTATGTATGCTCAGCCGGATTCAACCAAAGTTGATCACAATGAAGACGATCAGAACGAAGAAGCGGCGATTAAGAGTGCATCATTACCAGAAGATACAAGCGAAAAGTCTTTTGACATAGATTATCCAAATACAAGTCTAGAGGCGGAGAACATTGAGGTAGCATTGAAGCACTTACACCATCAGTCTCATACAAGTGTCGAAGAACAGCCCGATGAAGCAACAGTTACCTCCACCTCCATGAAGACTCCCAAGCAGGATCTACTGAAGATCCTAACACAATCTCCCGTACAACAACCTGCTGCTGCATCTGGCAATGCCGTCAGCCATTATcccaaaaaactgaaaaacaaaatgaagaagaCAGGCGTACGCACCGCTAGCGAGAGGACAACTCCAATCAAATCTAAAGCAAGTTCCATAACACCTGAAAAGGGCGATACGACTCCACTGAAAAAAcgtaaaattaatttagacCATAAAGATGATGAAATTGTGCCCCAGACTCCATCAGAGACAGCAATAGCTGCGTCTCCCCCGGCTGTGAACGTTACTATCGAGGAAACTTTGAATGCAAGTGGCCTGGAACAGGATAAGAGCTGCGGCAGCGATTCATCCATTGTGACAAAGCGCTGTTCTCTCGGTCATAGCGACTATCAATTCGAGCGAATTAACGACGAAGTTGTTCTGCGAGTCACGCGACGTGGACGGC
- the LOC133839810 gene encoding microtubule-associated protein futsch isoform X2, with protein MCDELDIYDDLDDFQKVEDEKSKELQAWETKYANAQVEISNYQMQNKALEKKIRTMEVNFQNLLDTAKAEIKRKDTMITQLRKEKDDICFRRKWPNKSEPAESNQKTEHKRILKQEESAKAMSDVAVKSEKREKVTKDEKVTPAKLQDKLKSQKADCDKKDNRHSKQPSSNKSSHHRSVDTCRNRDRSRRRTRSRSRSRSRHRDWNRREAREEKSSTGSSRTRSTKDSCKRRRSNSRSRSRSGSSQHSHNNKNRKNSDSVSSRERESNLENRNKAKLSEMHSGKTTKQVNPTEGTLKEHTAKVNKKNKEERCAPTDQLTLQNPSAEDSKQIVQRRKTIDHSSNIIDSFPEINLKAENNQVNQDAERDSFEGKPIDKSEDASSRGAPGENESKDPSASLTHASLMIPGLDLVNCEEHNMESIRCPKDALKIKICESTVKNSDRTAEEVLSKDARNDQEATELTNAGIEIPNKSAPTKIESEVPKSEIEECKDAKITDETPSELIKEDKFRDNVDQSLLPEESDRKDEQVEVFDKDIGSEDLPILNDDKPQPVECPLALDTMVNDSIRTSERKNSSKDLEDMNLCTPLRNVSPIIEHSREDDIATPERHVSAMPANSDNEALLSDVELHHSTQPREVANVISIVEPPTENNILTQQGETRSATGIQIIEDIRLPVMMDIEHIALRVDGLNEDSQDKNESEYATENANVEHNKQQFVEKARKVEDSNVKIIVDKKIELELVVTTSLLPKPAIVASTVMYAQPDSTKVDHNEDDQNEEAAIKSASLPEDTSEKSFDIDYPNTSLEAENIEVALKHLHHQSHTSVEEQPDEATVTSTSMKTPKQDLLKILTQSPVQQPAAASGNAVSHYPKKLKNKMKKTGVRTASERTTPIKSKASSITPEKGDTTPLKKRKINLDHKDDEIVPQTPSETAIAASPPAVNVTIEETLNASGLEQDKSCGSDSSIVTKRCSLGHSDYQFERINDEVVLRVTRRGRRRRVAPSVGNERY; from the exons ATGTGTGACGAACTAGATATTTACGATGATCTGGATGACTTCCAGAAAGTTGAAGATGAG AAATCTAAAGAGCTACAGGCCTGGGAAACGAAATATGCAAACGCGCAAGTTGAGATTAGTAATtatcaaatgcaaaacaaagcaCTGGAAAAGAAAATCAGGACTATGGAggtaaatttccaaaatttgctCGATACCGCGAAGGCGGAAATTAAGCGTAAAGACACAATGATCACTCAGCTGCGGAAAGA AAAAGATGATATCTGCTTCAGACGCAAGTGGCCTAACAAATCTGAGCCAGCTGAGAGTAATCAGAAGACAGAACACAAGCGTATCTTAAAGCAGGAGGAATCGGCTAAAGCTATGTCCGATGTGGCAGTCAAAAGTGAGAAGCGAGAAAAAGTTACAAAAGATGAGAAGGTAACACCGGCTAAACTACAGGATAAACTTAAATCGCAGAAAGCGGACTGTGATAAGAAGGACAATAGACATAGCAAGCAACCAAGCTCGAATAAGTCATCACATCATCGTTCTGTTGACACTTGTCGAAATCGTGATCGAAGTAGACGCCGCACTCGGagccgaagtcgaagtcggagCCGTCACCGTGATTGGAACCGGAGAGAAGCTCGGGAGGAAAAAAGCAGCactggcagcagcaggacaAGAAGTACCAAGGACTCATGCAAGCGTCGTCGTAGTAATAGTCGCAGTCGCTCGCGTTCAGGTTCCAGTCAACACTctcacaataacaaaaacaggAAGAACAG TGATAGTGTCAGTTCACGGGAACGGGAATCAAATCTAGAAAATCGGAATAAAGCAAAGCTTTCGGAGATGCATTctggcaaaacaacaaaacaggtTAACCCCACAGAAGGAACATTAAAGGAACACACAGCTAAAGTGAACAAAAAGAATAAGGAAGAACGATGCGCACCTACTGACCAGCTTACTTTGCAAAATCCATCAGCTGAAGATTCAAAACAAATAGTCCAAAGACGGAAAACGATTGATCACTCttcaaatataattgataGCTTTCcggaaataaatttaaaagccGAGAATAATCAAGTGAATCAAGATGCTGAGAGGGATAGCTTTGAGGGTAAACCTATTGATAAGAGTGAAGATGCGTCATCACGAGGAGCACCAGGAGAAAATGAGTCGAAAGATCCTTCTGCATCTCTTACACATGCATCGCTAATGATTCCAGGTCTGGATTTAGTGAATTGTGAAGAGCACAACATGGAATCAATACGATGCCCAAAAGATgcacttaaaattaaaatatgtgagTCAACTGTTAAAAATTCAGATCGAACTGCAGAAGAAGTACTGTCGAAAGATGCTCGAAATGACCAAGAAGCGACTGAATTAACAAATGCTGGGATAGAAATTCCTAATAAATCAGCGCCCACAAAAATTGAATCTGAAGTACCTAAGTCTGAAATAGAAGAGTGCAAAGATGCAAAAATTACTGATGAAACGCCTAGCGAATTAATAAAAGAAGATAAGTTTCGCGATAATGTGGACCAGAGTCTCTTGCCGGAAGAGTCCGATAGAAAAGATGAACAAGTTGAGGTTTTCGATAAAGATATAGGGTCTGAGGACTTACCCATATTGAACGATGATAAACCTCAACCTGTTGAATGTCCTCTCGCATTGGATACAATGGTAAATGATAGCATTCGAACATCTGAACGTAAAAACAGCAGTAAAGACTTAGAGGACATGAATCTTTGCACCCCTCTAAGGAACGTTTCACCAATAATTGAGCATTCCAGAGAAGATGATATAGCAACGCCTGAGCGCCATGTTAGCGCCATGCCCGCAAACTCAGATAATGAAGCACTTTTAAGCGATGTCGAACTACATCACAGTACACAACCTAGAGAAGTAGCAAATGTGATTTCGATTGTAGAGCCACCTACAGAGAATAATATCTTAACGCAACAGGGAGAAACGCGTTCAGCTACAGGTATTCAAATAATTGAAGATATTCGCTTACCTGTTATGATGGATATTGAACACATTGCTCTGAGGGTAGATGGATTAAACGAAGACAGTCAGGATAAAAATGAGAGCGAATATGCCACAGAGAATGCGAATGTGGAACATAATAAGCAGCAATTTGTTGAAAAAGCAAGAAAAGTCGAAGATTCGAATGTGAAGATTATCGTAGATAAGAAAATTGAACTCGAGCTGGTGGTTACTACGAGTTTGTTGCCAAAACCAGCGATTGTCGCGTCGACTGTTATGTATGCTCAGCCGGATTCAACCAAAGTTGATCACAATGAAGACGATCAGAACGAAGAAGCGGCGATTAAGAGTGCATCATTACCAGAAGATACAAGCGAAAAGTCTTTTGACATAGATTATCCAAATACAAGTCTAGAGGCGGAGAACATTGAGGTAGCATTGAAGCACTTACACCATCAGTCTCATACAAGTGTCGAAGAACAGCCCGATGAAGCAACAGTTACCTCCACCTCCATGAAGACTCCCAAGCAGGATCTACTGAAGATCCTAACACAATCTCCCGTACAACAACCTGCTGCTGCATCTGGCAATGCCGTCAGCCATTATcccaaaaaactgaaaaacaaaatgaagaagaCAGGCGTACGCACCGCTAGCGAGAGGACAACTCCAATCAAATCTAAAGCAAGTTCCATAACACCTGAAAAGGGCGATACGACTCCACTGAAAAAAcgtaaaattaatttagacCATAAAGATGATGAAATTGTGCCCCAGACTCCATCAGAGACAGCAATAGCTGCGTCTCCCCCGGCTGTGAACGTTACTATCGAGGAAACTTTGAATGCAAGTGGCCTGGAACAGGATAAGAGCTGCGGCAGCGATTCATCCATTGTGACAAAGCGCTGTTCTCTCGGTCATAGCGACTATCAATTCGAGCGAATTAACGACGAAGTTGTTCTGCGAGTCACGCGACGTGGACGGC
- the LOC133839813 gene encoding uncharacterized protein LOC133839813 isoform X1, producing MGDGGQPYYYRLERQKFACVAYTLTAVFLIFACLQWYFFHLIDETNKYFTKNYWFGIVFFVLSLLLILLFIFFEDLRFTTPVNWIITFLIFECVVLGVTSLIVRHYQYHFLISFIIWVIVLGIFILFGSFIPHDLTLDIVVLVIVGIVSLIGAMYFLMLYIVANVPYSFFVYRGFIVLSILLFVMYHAQIINGGRFAEIRDHDYLLAALILFYDFLLLYIFTFQLAPKWSDDCDEHRNKTSVLVVDKHLKESTLAVKMVAVTPPTEQ from the exons ATGGGAGACGGAGGGCAGCCATATTACTATAGACTGGAGCGACAAAAGTTTGCATGTGTTGCATATACGCTAACAGcagtatttttgatttttgcatgTCTGCAATggtatttctttcatttaat TGATGAAACCAACAAGtactttacaaaaaattattggTTTGGCATAGTATTCTTTGTGCTTAGCTTATTGCTTATCCTCCTCTTCATTTTCTTTGAAGATCTGCGTTTCACTACACCAGTGAATTGGATAATAACCTTTTTAATT TTTGAGTGCGTTGTTTTGGGAGTTACATCGTTAATCGTGCGCCACTATCAATATCATTTCTTAATAAGCTTCATAATATGGGTCATTGTGCTAGGCATTTTTATACTATTTGGATCCTTTATACCG CATGACTTGACCCTTGACATTGTGGTTCTTGTTATTGTGGGAATTGTTTCCCTTATCGGTGCTATGTACTTCCTCATGCTCTACATTGTCGCAAATGTGCCATATTCATTTTTCGTCTACCGTGGCTTTATTGTATTGAGCATTTTATTG TTTGTTATGTATCATGCACAAATTATAAATGGGGGACGATTTGCTGAAATTCGGGACCACGATTATCTTTTAGCAGCTTTAATACTGTTTTACGATTTTCTTCTCTTGTACATATTCACATTTCAGCTTGCGCCAAAGTGGTCAGATGACTGCGACGAGCacagaaataaaacaagtgtTCTTGTAGTGGACAAGCATTTAAAGGAATCAACACTAGCAGTTAAAATGGTAGCAGTCACCCCTCCAACCGAGCAATGA
- the LOC133839813 gene encoding uncharacterized protein LOC133839813 isoform X2 — MCCIYANSSIFDFCMSAMVFLSFNHDLTLDIVVLVIVGIVSLIGAMYFLMLYIVANVPYSFFVYRGFIVLSILLFVMYHAQIINGGRFAEIRDHDYLLAALILFYDFLLLYIFTFQLAPKWSDDCDEHRNKTSVLVVDKHLKESTLAVKMVAVTPPTEQ; from the exons ATGTGTTGCATATACGCTAACAGcagtatttttgatttttgcatgTCTGCAATggtatttctttcatttaat CATGACTTGACCCTTGACATTGTGGTTCTTGTTATTGTGGGAATTGTTTCCCTTATCGGTGCTATGTACTTCCTCATGCTCTACATTGTCGCAAATGTGCCATATTCATTTTTCGTCTACCGTGGCTTTATTGTATTGAGCATTTTATTG TTTGTTATGTATCATGCACAAATTATAAATGGGGGACGATTTGCTGAAATTCGGGACCACGATTATCTTTTAGCAGCTTTAATACTGTTTTACGATTTTCTTCTCTTGTACATATTCACATTTCAGCTTGCGCCAAAGTGGTCAGATGACTGCGACGAGCacagaaataaaacaagtgtTCTTGTAGTGGACAAGCATTTAAAGGAATCAACACTAGCAGTTAAAATGGTAGCAGTCACCCCTCCAACCGAGCAATGA
- the LOC133839811 gene encoding origin recognition complex subunit 3, whose translation MDPTISVSKGCFVYKNGATRANPNKKTPTKRKRSVQAGSEVTSSLLGKELTSQPLYAAYTECWHQMHNHIVELQSESNSRTLEELEEFVTGAGEGSRQEDILPTAALLTGINQPDHLKQFESLTQHLNAKQAARVAVLQSRDCATLKAAVESMVYNLMEAQPSADDGNEDEETEDDRDRKRLRRSQCTMKQLHLWYDNNYRGEGVKRQVLLVILPDFECFSASVLQDFILILSAQCDRLPFVLVLGVATAMTAVHSTLPYHVSSKIKLRVFQTQPAPTGLNELLDKVLLSPKYAFHLSGKAFKFLTHIFLYYDFSIQGFIQGFKYCLMEHYFAGNAFALCTSYTKALGRIQQLTHDDVETIRRLPSFRPYVEQINDCKRIIAVLTDDDYLKKKLPQLLRDCLFHFMLFRSSLEFFTELVGDLPRCPLGKLRRELYVNCLNKPIAQQAEYKECWQMLSFMSKDEFIAKVSRAIACTNQFLSEQIVPLELGDACAAEMRTELQTLKKLLNDVELATMETHAVTIESTCSSTDARPLADLTQVASRQQLKEQLLQRSKHDKQQSLSEYSRALHKVLDHIETHLVLAHLRPLQNAPPLHELYVFSDIATVRRNIIGAPRAALHTALNNPHFYMQCKCCELQDQSQLVSTMPDLSVVYKLHLECGRMINLFDWMQAFRSVLRAGDERDEQESNQEQLDPQVQARFTRAVAELQFLGYIKMSKRKTDHATRLTW comes from the exons ATGGATCCCACCATATCCGTCTCTAAAGGCTGCTTTGTGTACAAAAATGGCGCTACTCGTGCCAATCCCAATAAAAAAACGCCAACCAAGCGTAAGAGATCTGTCCAAGCCGGGTCTGAGGTAACCAGCAGTCTCCTGGGTAAGGAGCTCACGTCGCAGCCTCTGTATGCTGCCTATACGGAATGCTGGCATCAGATGCATAACCACATCGTCGAGCTACAGTCGGAGAGCAATTCTCGCACCCTGGAAGAGCTAGAGGAGTTTGTCACAGGGGCTGGAGAGGGCAGCAGGCAGGAGGATATTCTGCCAACAGCAGCACTTCTCACGGGGATCAATCAACCCGATCATCTCAAACAATTCGAATCATTGACGCAGCACTTGAATGCCAAGCAAGCAGCAAGAGTTGCTGTGCTTCAATCTAGAGATTGTGCAACGCTGAAGGCGGCTGTGGAGTCAATGGTGTATAATTTGATGGAGGCACAGCCATCCGCGGATGACGGAAACGAGGATGAAGAAACGGAAGATGATCGCGATCGCAAACGTTTGCGTCGCAGTCAATGCACCATGAAGCAGCTGCATTTGTGGTACGACAACAACTATCGTGGTGAAGGGGTCAAGCGTCAAGTGCTCTTGGTGATTTTGCCCGACTTTGAGTGCTTCAGTGCTAGCGTACTGCAGGATTTCATTCTTATTCTCAGTGCACAGTGCGATCGCCTGCCGTTTGTCCTCGTGCTTGGCGTTGCCACAGCCATGACAGCGGTGCATAGCACTTTGCCCTATCACGTGAGCAGCAAGATCAAGTTGCGTGTCTTCCAGACTCAGCCAGCGCCCACGGGCCTCAATGAG CTGTTGGACAAGGTGCTGCTCTCACCCAAATATGCATTCCATTTGTCGGGCAAGGCCTTTAAGTTCCTAACGCATATCTTTCTGTACTACGACTTCTCCATACAAGGTTTCATTCAAGGCTTTAAGTACTGTCTTATGGAACACTACTTTGCGGGCAATGCCTTTGCACTGTGCACCAGTTATACCAAAGCGCTGGGTCGCATCCAACAGTTGACGCACGACGACGTGGAGACCATTCGACGCCTGCCATCATTTCGTCCTTATGTGGAGCAGATCAATGATTGCAAACGCATTATTGCCGTGCTCACCGACGATGATTATCTGAAGAAGAAGTTGCCTCAGCTATTGCGAGACTGTCTGTTCCACTTTATGCTCTTTCGCTCGAGTCTCGAATTCTTCACAGAGCTGGTCGGCGATCTGCCTCGTTGTCCGCTGGGCAAACTACGTCGCGAACTCTACGTGAACTGCTTGAATAAACCGATTGCGCAGCAGGCTGAGTATAAGGAATGCTGGCAAATGCTAAGCTTCATGTCCAAGGATGAGTTTATTGCCAAGGTGTCCAGAGCTATTGCATGCACAAATCAGTTTCTCAGCGAACAGATCGTTCCCTTGGAGCTGGGTGACGCTTGTGCCGCTGAGATGCGCACTGAGCTGCAGACACTCAAGAAATTGCTAAACGATGTCGAATTGGCTACCATGGAAACGCATGCAGTTACCATTGAATCCACATGCTCATCGACAGATGCCCGCCCCTTGGCTGATCTCACGCAAGTCGCCTCACGGCAACAGTTAaaggagcagctgctgcagcgcaGTAAACATGATAAGCAACAGTCACTCTCAGAGTACTCACGCGCCTTGCACAAGGTGCTCGATCATATCGAGACGCACTTGGTGCTTGCCCACTTGCGTCCCCTGCAGAATGCACCGCCATTGCATGAGCTCTACGTTTTCAGCGACATCGCGACGGTGCGCCGCAATATTATTGGCGCTCCACGCGCTGCTCTCCACACGGCGCTCAACAATCCGCATTTTTATATGCAATGCAAGTGCTGTGAACTGCAGGATCAATCGCAGCTGGTTAGCACCATGCCAGATCTCTCAGTAGtctataaattgcatttagaGTGCGGTCGCATGATTAATCTCTTTGACTGGATGCAGGCATTCCGCTCCGTGTTGCGTGCCGGTGATGAACGTGATGAGCAGGAATCTAACCAGGAACAGCTTGATCCGCAAGTTCA AGCACGCTTCACTCGCGCCGTGGCCGAACTACAGTTTTTGGGCTACATTAAGATGTCCAAACGGAAGACGGATCACGCCACACGCTTGACCTGGTAA